Proteins from one Strix uralensis isolate ZFMK-TIS-50842 chromosome 14, bStrUra1, whole genome shotgun sequence genomic window:
- the BRD8 gene encoding bromodomain-containing protein 8 isoform X3, whose amino-acid sequence MAAGTGKHKLLSAGPTEPWSIREKLCLASSVMRSGDQNWVSVSRAIKPFAEPGRPPDWFSQKHCASQYSELLETTETPKRKRGEKGEVVETVEDVIVRKLTAERVEELKKMIKETQEKYRQLKKDAELIQAGHMDNRLEELCNEIMIKKKMEEEEAEVKRKATDAAYQARQAIKNPPRRLTGVMVRSPAGSTSPGGDYALGDLSQPAVDEASPGVTPGTLPSTPVASFIGIPDTPPGSAPLDAPMTPVTDDSPQKKMLGQKATPPPSPLLSELLKKGSLLPTSPRLVGENEMAVASGHMNSSGVLLEVGSVLPVLHSGEMQSAPGAVPASPAASVSQPEACVSMEAVSDSHTVTVSMDSSEISMIIDSIKKECLGSGAGSTAGSSKDHCMDGKEDLDLAEKMDIAVSYTGEELDFDTVGNIIAIIEDKVDDHPEVLDAAVVEAALSSFCEDTDDPQTLPGPWEHSIRQEHEKQAQIPQVSVTVKQERLECEEPEAKGIRDLMVIGELGSEIKTEPAEQEQNQLDPEETIPATARVTETPELRSQEIEEDQRTAVAAGETSEIEIESAKGEDAVHNTVKTETPPDDDSSPPQVPNVSEDSSQADVQHKFELSESMKEEAQVLFRSQMKDGQGEEDDEDGASEAASLEEPKEEDQGEGYLSEMDNEPPVSESDDGFSVHNAPLQSHTLADSIPSSPASSQFSVCSEDQEAIQAQKIWKKAIMLVWRAAANHRYANVFLQPVTDDIAPGYHSIVQRPMDLSTIKKNIENGLIRTTAEFQRDIMLMFQNAVMYNSSDHDVYHMAVEMQRDVLEQIQQFLATQLIMQTSESGISAKSLRGRDSTRKQDASEKDGGTRGRRCAIEADMKMKK is encoded by the exons GGTATCAGTCAGCAGAGCTATCAAACCTTTTGCAGAGCCAGGGCGCCCACCTGACTGGTTTTCCCAAAAG CACTGTGCATCTCAGTATTCAGAGCTCTTGGAGACTACGGAGACCCCTAA GAGAAAACGTGGTGAGAAGGGGGAGGTTGTGGAAACTGTGGAAGATGTTATTGTGCGGAAACTGACTGCAGAACGAGTTGAGGAATTGAAGAAAATGATtaaagaaacacaggaaaaatatag GCAACTCAAGAAGGATGCAGAGCTGATCCAGGCCGGACACATGGATAACAGACTGGAGGAGCTGTGCAATGAGATTATGAT aaagaaaaaaatggaggaggaggaggcggaagTCAAGAGGAAGGCTACAGATGCTGCTTATCAGG CTCGTCAGGCCATTAAGAATCCGCCACGACGATTGACAGGTGTGATGGTTCGCTCCCCTGCAGGCTCAACCTCCCCAGGGGGAGACTATGCTCTGGGAGATCTGTCTCAGCCCGCTGTGGATGAGGCCAGTCCAGGG gtCACTCCAGGGACATTGCCCAGCACCCCAGTTGCCTCCTTCATTGGAATCCCTGACACCCCTCCAGGCTCTGCTCCCCTGGATGCCCCCATGACCCCAGTCACTGATGATTCACCCCAGAAAAAGATGCTAGGACAAAAAGCAactccgcctccttcccctctgctctcagAGCTGCTGAAGAAGGGCAGTCTCCTGCCCACAAGCCCCAGGCTG GTCGGTGAAAATGAAATGGCAGTGGCTTCTGGTCACATGAACAGCTCAGGAGTCCTGCTGGAGGTAGGAAGCGTCCTTCCAGTGCTGCACAGCGGGGAAATGCAGTCGGCACCTGGTGCTGTCCCTGCATCTCCTGCTGCTTCAG TGAGCCAGCCAGAAGCCTGTGTTTCCATGGAGGCAGTGTCTGATTCCCATACAGTGACAGTGTCCATGGACAGCAGTGAAATATCCATGATCATTGATTCCATCAAGAAAGAGTGCCTGGGGTCTGGGGCTGGCAGCACTGCAGGGTCTTCCAAAGATCACTGCATGGATGGGAAAGAAGACCTGGATTTGGCTGAGAAAATGGATATTGCGGTGTCCTATACGGGGGAAGAGCTGGACTTCGATACTGTTGGAAATATTATAGCTATCATTGAAGACAAG GTAGACGACCACCCTGAAGTCCTGGATGCAGCAGTTGTTGAAGCTGCTCTGTCTTCTTTCTGCGAAGATACCGATGACCCTCAGACCCTGCCTGGCCCATGGGAACACTCAATTCGTCAGGAGCACGAGAAACAGGCCCAGATACCCCAAGTGTCTGTGACTGTGAAGCAGGAGAGACTGGAGTGTGAGGAGCCAGAGGCAAAGGGAATTCGAGACCTAATGGTCATTGGCGAGCTGGGATCAGAAATAAAGACAGAAcctgcagagcaggagcagaacCAGTTGGACCCTGAGGAAACCATACCAGCAACTGCAAGAGTGACAGAAACACCAGAGCTTAGAAGTCAAGAGATAGAAGAGGATCAAAGAACAGCTGTAGCAGCAGGAGAGACTTCTGAAATTGAGATAGAATCAGCCAAGGGAGAAGATGCAGTGCACAATACAGTGAAGACAGAG ACCCCACCTGATGATGATTCATCCCCTCCACAAGTCCCAAATGTGAGTGAAGACTCCTCACAGGCTGATGTTCAGCACAAATTTGAGCTGTCAG agTCAATGAAGGAGGAGGCCCAAGTCCTGTTTAGGAGTCAGATGAAG GATGGGCAGGGTGAAGAGGATGATGAGGATGGTGCCAGTGAGGCTGCCAGTTTGGAAGAACCCAAAGAAGAAGATCAGGGTGAAGGATATCTGTCAGAGATGGATAATGAACCCCCCGTGAGTGAGAGCGATGATGGCTTCAGTGTCCATAATGCACCTTTACAGTCTCACACGCTAGCCGACTCCAtccccagcagcccagcctccTCGCAGTT CTCAGTGTGCAGTGAGGACCAGGAAGCAATACAGGCCCAGAAGATCTGGAAGAAAGCCATCATGCTAGTTTGGAGAGCAGCAGCTAATCACAG GTATGCTAATGTCTTCCTACAGCCTGTAACTGATGATATAGCACCAGGCTACCACAGTATTGTGCAGAG GCCAATGGATTTATCCACCATCAAAAAGAACATTGAGAATGGGCTGATACGAACCACAGCTGAGTTCCAGCGTGATATTATGCTGATGTTTCAAAATGCAGTTATGTACAACAGCTCTGACCATGATGTGTACCACATGGCTGTGGAGATGCAGCGAGATGTCCTGGAGCAGATCCAG CAATTTCTGGCCACACAGCTGATCATGCAAACATCGGAGTCAGGGATCAGTGCAAAGAGCCTGCGTGGGCGAGACTCCACTCGCAAGCAAGATGCTTCGGAGAAG GACGGAGGCACCAGAGGGCGTCGCTGTGCCATCGAGGCAGACATGAAGATGAAGAAATGA
- the BRD8 gene encoding bromodomain-containing protein 8 isoform X4, which translates to MAAGTGKHKLLSAGPTEPWSIREKLCLASSVMRSGDQNWVSVSRAIKPFAEPGRPPDWFSQKHCASQYSELLETTETPKRKRGEKGEVVETVEDVIVRKLTAERVEELKKMIKETQEKYRQLKKDAELIQAGHMDNRLEELCNEIMIKKKMEEEEAEVKRKATDAAYQARQAIKNPPRRLTGVMVRSPAGSTSPGGDYALGDLSQPAVDEASPGVTPGTLPSTPVASFIGIPDTPPGSAPLDAPMTPVTDDSPQKKMLGQKATPPPSPLLSELLKKGSLLPTSPRLVGENEMAVASGHMNSSGVLLEVGSVLPVLHSGEMQSAPGAVPASPAASGAPTLSRLLEAGPAQFTSPLASFSAVASEPPAKLLPPPVEPVSQATIVMMPTLSAPSVVPPAAAPESVATVSQPEACVSMEAVSDSHTVTVSMDSSEISMIIDSIKKECLGSGAGSTAGSSKDHCMDGKEDLDLAEKMDIAVSYTGEELDFDTVGNIIAIIEDKVDDHPEVLDAAVVEAALSSFCEDTDDPQTLPGPWEHSIRQEHEKQAQIPQVSVTVKQERLECEEPEAKGIRDLMVIGELGSEIKTEPAEQEQNQLDPEETIPATARVTETPELRSQEIEEDQRTAVAAGETSEIEIESAKGEDAVHNTVKTETPPDDDSSPPQVPNVSEDSSQADVQHKFELSESMKEEAQVLFRSQMKDGQGEEDDEDGASEAASLEEPKEEDQGEGYLSEMDNEPPVSESDDGFSVHNAPLQSHTLADSIPSSPASSQFSVCSEDQEAIQAQKIWKKAIMLVWRAAANHRYANVFLQPVTDDIAPGYHSIVQRPMDLSTIKKNIENGLIRTTAEFQRDIMLMFQNAVMYNSSDHDVYHMAVEMQRDVLEQIQQFLATQLIMQTSESGISAKSLRGRDSTRKQDASEKDSVPMGSPAFLLSLFMGHAWVWWASDTESPSESEKNSDFQSLLSWDASLDLDVGSWRNTEEVAMGKLGESSPEAGHELDLSDPLWEDDSEDYQKAERPCEDDSLLQFFSEVTQMMEPLRISSTESSQTRGDYCGSGKQGDGEDVRCQEKTTRTAVSGAEENQQHILAEDEKEHFPGREDETQETPGEQALSELHPQEMSNQAQDQDDSDSTSAAPVLDSTSPANMQLVQLSWDNPLQHSLFKRTLLSIWKMVVSHRYSGPFLKAVSERQAPGYLDVVKRPMDLTSIKRRLTKGHIQSMAQFQRDLMLMFQNAVMYNSFNHHVHRMAMEMQREVLEQLQMLGEALLCSRDRLEWGRR; encoded by the exons GGTATCAGTCAGCAGAGCTATCAAACCTTTTGCAGAGCCAGGGCGCCCACCTGACTGGTTTTCCCAAAAG CACTGTGCATCTCAGTATTCAGAGCTCTTGGAGACTACGGAGACCCCTAA GAGAAAACGTGGTGAGAAGGGGGAGGTTGTGGAAACTGTGGAAGATGTTATTGTGCGGAAACTGACTGCAGAACGAGTTGAGGAATTGAAGAAAATGATtaaagaaacacaggaaaaatatag GCAACTCAAGAAGGATGCAGAGCTGATCCAGGCCGGACACATGGATAACAGACTGGAGGAGCTGTGCAATGAGATTATGAT aaagaaaaaaatggaggaggaggaggcggaagTCAAGAGGAAGGCTACAGATGCTGCTTATCAGG CTCGTCAGGCCATTAAGAATCCGCCACGACGATTGACAGGTGTGATGGTTCGCTCCCCTGCAGGCTCAACCTCCCCAGGGGGAGACTATGCTCTGGGAGATCTGTCTCAGCCCGCTGTGGATGAGGCCAGTCCAGGG gtCACTCCAGGGACATTGCCCAGCACCCCAGTTGCCTCCTTCATTGGAATCCCTGACACCCCTCCAGGCTCTGCTCCCCTGGATGCCCCCATGACCCCAGTCACTGATGATTCACCCCAGAAAAAGATGCTAGGACAAAAAGCAactccgcctccttcccctctgctctcagAGCTGCTGAAGAAGGGCAGTCTCCTGCCCACAAGCCCCAGGCTG GTCGGTGAAAATGAAATGGCAGTGGCTTCTGGTCACATGAACAGCTCAGGAGTCCTGCTGGAGGTAGGAAGCGTCCTTCCAGTGCTGCACAGCGGGGAAATGCAGTCGGCACCTGGTGCTGTCCCTGCATCTCCTGCTGCTTCAG GTGCTCCTACGCTTTCCCGGCTTTTAGAAGCTGGTCCTGCACAGTTCACCTCACCTCTTGCTTCCTTCTCCGCTGTTGCCAGCGAACCTCCAGCTAAGCTCCTGCCACCCCCCGTAGAGCCTGTGTCCCAGGCAACCATTGTCATGATGCCCACGCTGTCAGCACCATCCGTTGTGccaccagctgcagctccagaaaGTGTAGCCACAG TGAGCCAGCCAGAAGCCTGTGTTTCCATGGAGGCAGTGTCTGATTCCCATACAGTGACAGTGTCCATGGACAGCAGTGAAATATCCATGATCATTGATTCCATCAAGAAAGAGTGCCTGGGGTCTGGGGCTGGCAGCACTGCAGGGTCTTCCAAAGATCACTGCATGGATGGGAAAGAAGACCTGGATTTGGCTGAGAAAATGGATATTGCGGTGTCCTATACGGGGGAAGAGCTGGACTTCGATACTGTTGGAAATATTATAGCTATCATTGAAGACAAG GTAGACGACCACCCTGAAGTCCTGGATGCAGCAGTTGTTGAAGCTGCTCTGTCTTCTTTCTGCGAAGATACCGATGACCCTCAGACCCTGCCTGGCCCATGGGAACACTCAATTCGTCAGGAGCACGAGAAACAGGCCCAGATACCCCAAGTGTCTGTGACTGTGAAGCAGGAGAGACTGGAGTGTGAGGAGCCAGAGGCAAAGGGAATTCGAGACCTAATGGTCATTGGCGAGCTGGGATCAGAAATAAAGACAGAAcctgcagagcaggagcagaacCAGTTGGACCCTGAGGAAACCATACCAGCAACTGCAAGAGTGACAGAAACACCAGAGCTTAGAAGTCAAGAGATAGAAGAGGATCAAAGAACAGCTGTAGCAGCAGGAGAGACTTCTGAAATTGAGATAGAATCAGCCAAGGGAGAAGATGCAGTGCACAATACAGTGAAGACAGAG ACCCCACCTGATGATGATTCATCCCCTCCACAAGTCCCAAATGTGAGTGAAGACTCCTCACAGGCTGATGTTCAGCACAAATTTGAGCTGTCAG agTCAATGAAGGAGGAGGCCCAAGTCCTGTTTAGGAGTCAGATGAAG GATGGGCAGGGTGAAGAGGATGATGAGGATGGTGCCAGTGAGGCTGCCAGTTTGGAAGAACCCAAAGAAGAAGATCAGGGTGAAGGATATCTGTCAGAGATGGATAATGAACCCCCCGTGAGTGAGAGCGATGATGGCTTCAGTGTCCATAATGCACCTTTACAGTCTCACACGCTAGCCGACTCCAtccccagcagcccagcctccTCGCAGTT CTCAGTGTGCAGTGAGGACCAGGAAGCAATACAGGCCCAGAAGATCTGGAAGAAAGCCATCATGCTAGTTTGGAGAGCAGCAGCTAATCACAG GTATGCTAATGTCTTCCTACAGCCTGTAACTGATGATATAGCACCAGGCTACCACAGTATTGTGCAGAG GCCAATGGATTTATCCACCATCAAAAAGAACATTGAGAATGGGCTGATACGAACCACAGCTGAGTTCCAGCGTGATATTATGCTGATGTTTCAAAATGCAGTTATGTACAACAGCTCTGACCATGATGTGTACCACATGGCTGTGGAGATGCAGCGAGATGTCCTGGAGCAGATCCAG CAATTTCTGGCCACACAGCTGATCATGCAAACATCGGAGTCAGGGATCAGTGCAAAGAGCCTGCGTGGGCGAGACTCCACTCGCAAGCAAGATGCTTCGGAGAAG GACAGTGTCCCAATGGgctctcctgccttccttctctctctcttt ATGGGCCATGCCTGGGTGTGGTGGGCGTCTGATACGGAGTCTCCCAGCGAGTCAGAGAAGAACAGTGATTTCCAATCTCTTCTCAGCTGGGATGCAAGTTTGGATCTGGACGTGGGGAGCTGGAGGAATACTGAAGAGGTGGCCATGGGGAAGCTAGGCGAGAGCAGCCCAGAGGCAGGCCACGAGCTGGATCTCAGTGACCCTCTCTGGGAGGATGATAGTGAAGACTACCAAAAGGCAGAGAGACCATGTGAAGATGACAGTCTTCTCCAGTTCTTCTCAGAG GTAACCCAGATGATGGAACCTCTCCGCATTAGCAGCACAGAGTCATCACAGACTCGGGGGGATTATTGTGGCTCTGGGAAGCAGGGTGATGGGGAAGATGTGAGGTGCCAGGAAAAGACCACAAGAACAGCAGTCTCAGGAGCAGAGGAAAATCAACAACACATTCTGGCAGAGGATGAGAAAGAACATTTCCCAGGAAGAGAG GATGAGACTCAAGAGACACCTGGAGAACAAGCTTTAAGTGAGCTGCATCCACAGGAGATGAGTAATCAGGCGCAGGATCAAGATGATAGTGATAGCACCTCTGCAGCCCCGGTGCTGGACTCCACAAGCCCTGCCAACATGCAGCT GGTGCAGCTGAGCTGGGATAACCCCCTGCAGCATTCGCTCTTCAAAAGAACTCTGTTGTCCATCTGGAAGATGGTAGTCAGTCACAG ATACAGTGGCCCGTTCCTGAAGGCGGTGTCAGAGAGACAAGCCCCTGGATACCTGGATGTGGTGAAGAG ACCCATGGATTTAACCAGCATAAAGAGAAGACTGACAAAGGGACACATTCAGTCCATGGCCCAGTTCCAGCGTGACCTCATGCTGATGTTCCAGAATGCGGTGATGTACAACAGCTTCAATCACCACGTGCACCGCATGGCCATGGAGATGCAGCGAGAGGTCTTGGAGCAGCTCCAGATGTTGGGTGAAGCTCTCCTGTGCTCAAGGGACAGGCTGGAGTGGGGGAGAAGGTAA
- the BRD8 gene encoding bromodomain-containing protein 8 isoform X2: protein MAAGTGKHKLLSAGPTEPWSIREKLCLASSVMRSGDQNWVSVSRAIKPFAEPGRPPDWFSQKHCASQYSELLETTETPKRKRGEKGEVVETVEDVIVRKLTAERVEELKKMIKETQEKYRQLKKDAELIQAGHMDNRLEELCNEIMIKKKMEEEEAEVKRKATDAAYQARQAIKNPPRRLTGVMVRSPAGSTSPGGDYALGDLSQPAVDEASPGVTPGTLPSTPVASFIGIPDTPPGSAPLDAPMTPVTDDSPQKKMLGQKATPPPSPLLSELLKKGSLLPTSPRLVGENEMAVASGHMNSSGVLLEVGSVLPVLHSGEMQSAPGAVPASPAASGAPTLSRLLEAGPAQFTSPLASFSAVASEPPAKLLPPPVEPVSQATIVMMPTLSAPSVVPPAAAPESVATVSQPEACVSMEAVSDSHTVTVSMDSSEISMIIDSIKKECLGSGAGSTAGSSKDHCMDGKEDLDLAEKMDIAVSYTGEELDFDTVGNIIAIIEDKVDDHPEVLDAAVVEAALSSFCEDTDDPQTLPGPWEHSIRQEHEKQAQIPQVSVTVKQERLECEEPEAKGIRDLMVIGELGSEIKTEPAEQEQNQLDPEETIPATARVTETPELRSQEIEEDQRTAVAAGETSEIEIESAKGEDAVHNTVKTETPPDDDSSPPQVPNVSEDSSQADVQHKFELSESMKEEAQVLFRSQMKDGQGEEDDEDGASEAASLEEPKEEDQGEGYLSEMDNEPPVSESDDGFSVHNAPLQSHTLADSIPSSPASSQFSVCSEDQEAIQAQKIWKKAIMLVWRAAANHRYANVFLQPVTDDIAPGYHSIVQRPMDLSTIKKNIENGLIRTTAEFQRDIMLMFQNAVMYNSSDHDVYHMAVEMQRDVLEQIQQFLATQLIMQTSESGISAKSLRGRDSTRKQDASEKDGGTRGRRCAIEADMKMKK from the exons GGTATCAGTCAGCAGAGCTATCAAACCTTTTGCAGAGCCAGGGCGCCCACCTGACTGGTTTTCCCAAAAG CACTGTGCATCTCAGTATTCAGAGCTCTTGGAGACTACGGAGACCCCTAA GAGAAAACGTGGTGAGAAGGGGGAGGTTGTGGAAACTGTGGAAGATGTTATTGTGCGGAAACTGACTGCAGAACGAGTTGAGGAATTGAAGAAAATGATtaaagaaacacaggaaaaatatag GCAACTCAAGAAGGATGCAGAGCTGATCCAGGCCGGACACATGGATAACAGACTGGAGGAGCTGTGCAATGAGATTATGAT aaagaaaaaaatggaggaggaggaggcggaagTCAAGAGGAAGGCTACAGATGCTGCTTATCAGG CTCGTCAGGCCATTAAGAATCCGCCACGACGATTGACAGGTGTGATGGTTCGCTCCCCTGCAGGCTCAACCTCCCCAGGGGGAGACTATGCTCTGGGAGATCTGTCTCAGCCCGCTGTGGATGAGGCCAGTCCAGGG gtCACTCCAGGGACATTGCCCAGCACCCCAGTTGCCTCCTTCATTGGAATCCCTGACACCCCTCCAGGCTCTGCTCCCCTGGATGCCCCCATGACCCCAGTCACTGATGATTCACCCCAGAAAAAGATGCTAGGACAAAAAGCAactccgcctccttcccctctgctctcagAGCTGCTGAAGAAGGGCAGTCTCCTGCCCACAAGCCCCAGGCTG GTCGGTGAAAATGAAATGGCAGTGGCTTCTGGTCACATGAACAGCTCAGGAGTCCTGCTGGAGGTAGGAAGCGTCCTTCCAGTGCTGCACAGCGGGGAAATGCAGTCGGCACCTGGTGCTGTCCCTGCATCTCCTGCTGCTTCAG GTGCTCCTACGCTTTCCCGGCTTTTAGAAGCTGGTCCTGCACAGTTCACCTCACCTCTTGCTTCCTTCTCCGCTGTTGCCAGCGAACCTCCAGCTAAGCTCCTGCCACCCCCCGTAGAGCCTGTGTCCCAGGCAACCATTGTCATGATGCCCACGCTGTCAGCACCATCCGTTGTGccaccagctgcagctccagaaaGTGTAGCCACAG TGAGCCAGCCAGAAGCCTGTGTTTCCATGGAGGCAGTGTCTGATTCCCATACAGTGACAGTGTCCATGGACAGCAGTGAAATATCCATGATCATTGATTCCATCAAGAAAGAGTGCCTGGGGTCTGGGGCTGGCAGCACTGCAGGGTCTTCCAAAGATCACTGCATGGATGGGAAAGAAGACCTGGATTTGGCTGAGAAAATGGATATTGCGGTGTCCTATACGGGGGAAGAGCTGGACTTCGATACTGTTGGAAATATTATAGCTATCATTGAAGACAAG GTAGACGACCACCCTGAAGTCCTGGATGCAGCAGTTGTTGAAGCTGCTCTGTCTTCTTTCTGCGAAGATACCGATGACCCTCAGACCCTGCCTGGCCCATGGGAACACTCAATTCGTCAGGAGCACGAGAAACAGGCCCAGATACCCCAAGTGTCTGTGACTGTGAAGCAGGAGAGACTGGAGTGTGAGGAGCCAGAGGCAAAGGGAATTCGAGACCTAATGGTCATTGGCGAGCTGGGATCAGAAATAAAGACAGAAcctgcagagcaggagcagaacCAGTTGGACCCTGAGGAAACCATACCAGCAACTGCAAGAGTGACAGAAACACCAGAGCTTAGAAGTCAAGAGATAGAAGAGGATCAAAGAACAGCTGTAGCAGCAGGAGAGACTTCTGAAATTGAGATAGAATCAGCCAAGGGAGAAGATGCAGTGCACAATACAGTGAAGACAGAG ACCCCACCTGATGATGATTCATCCCCTCCACAAGTCCCAAATGTGAGTGAAGACTCCTCACAGGCTGATGTTCAGCACAAATTTGAGCTGTCAG agTCAATGAAGGAGGAGGCCCAAGTCCTGTTTAGGAGTCAGATGAAG GATGGGCAGGGTGAAGAGGATGATGAGGATGGTGCCAGTGAGGCTGCCAGTTTGGAAGAACCCAAAGAAGAAGATCAGGGTGAAGGATATCTGTCAGAGATGGATAATGAACCCCCCGTGAGTGAGAGCGATGATGGCTTCAGTGTCCATAATGCACCTTTACAGTCTCACACGCTAGCCGACTCCAtccccagcagcccagcctccTCGCAGTT CTCAGTGTGCAGTGAGGACCAGGAAGCAATACAGGCCCAGAAGATCTGGAAGAAAGCCATCATGCTAGTTTGGAGAGCAGCAGCTAATCACAG GTATGCTAATGTCTTCCTACAGCCTGTAACTGATGATATAGCACCAGGCTACCACAGTATTGTGCAGAG GCCAATGGATTTATCCACCATCAAAAAGAACATTGAGAATGGGCTGATACGAACCACAGCTGAGTTCCAGCGTGATATTATGCTGATGTTTCAAAATGCAGTTATGTACAACAGCTCTGACCATGATGTGTACCACATGGCTGTGGAGATGCAGCGAGATGTCCTGGAGCAGATCCAG CAATTTCTGGCCACACAGCTGATCATGCAAACATCGGAGTCAGGGATCAGTGCAAAGAGCCTGCGTGGGCGAGACTCCACTCGCAAGCAAGATGCTTCGGAGAAG GACGGAGGCACCAGAGGGCGTCGCTGTGCCATCGAGGCAGACATGAAGATGAAGAAATGA